The window AAGGTCGGCGATTTTTATTTTGTAAGGGAAATAAATCCCCTGCAATCTTAATATGCTATGAAAAAGACTTTCTAAGTAAAAATGGGAGTGAGTGATTTTATGGAAAAGAAAATAAATGAAGAAATGGAAGGATACCCTGAAAATATTAAGGTTGCAGTAGGGGAACATCTTAAGAAACATAATAACTCTAAAATAATTCACACTTCTAAAACAGAAGCAAGGATTTATAAAGATCAATCAAAGGGAGTAACTACCTATAAGGTTTTCGTGGAAGATGGCCATTCTTATATTGTGTTTAAGTGTAGTGAAAATTTTCTCCCGGATTTCGAGGAAGTTATGAAAAATACCATGACTAAAGATGAAATCAATGTGTTTTTAGATCATTCACTGGAGTTTGAGAATTTTACTACTGTTCAACAAGTAGCTAAAAAGCTAGATAAAATCAAACAGTTAGCGTCTATGGCTAAGAAGGATAACCATCCTGAATCTTACATCGAATGGGAGTTAAAAAATATTCTAAAAGGTAAAGAATCAATTGCAGATCGATAGTGCGTAGCCCTTTAACGTGTTACTAAGGGATAAAGGTGGGGTGTTTTGGGGATTATTGAACCGGCCTAGCTACTAGTAGTCTTCATACATACGGCGCCATGTAAAAATCGTCGACTAAGGTCGGCGATTTTTTTTGTAAGGGCAATTAACAATATATCGGCAACCTTAATATCCTATGGTAAAGATTTTTACGAAAATGGGGGTGATTTTTTTGGAAAAGAAAATAAAGGTAGAGATACCCGATACAGTTTACGAAAAGATTGTGCACTCTCTCATAAAATCTGTTCAAAACAAGCAAAAGCAAGTTCCTTTAGTACGAAGCCAAAAGATAAGTGGGTAAAACCCACCCTTTTTTGATTATATATGTGATGAGGGTGAGGATATCTTATGCATTTAACGCCGCAAGTTCCCGACCTTTCATTTTTGGTAAATACAGCGGGCATTGCCCCACCTTTGTTTTTACCGCCGCAAGTTTCAACCCGGTTGGAAACATATAAAGATCCAAAGGAAACATTAGACGAGAAAAACATTCCTGTTGGTGGATATATTAGGATATCGACCAGAAAGGACAGCCAAAAAAAAAGTATAGAAAACCAAAAGAAGTACATTTTACAGTGGGCCGAAATGAACGGCTATAATATCGTTCGTTTCTATATTGATGTGAAATCCGGAGAGTATATGTACCTGCGGAATGATATGATGCAGATGTACGAAGACGTCAAATCAGGAGTTATTAAAGGCCTGATTTGTAAAGAGATATCTAGGACATCTAGGGATGTAATGGATATCTTAGAATTAAAAAGAACCTTGGTTGGGTATGGGGCTTTTTTTTTATCGATAAAAGAAAACTATGATAGTAGAACAGATGATGATGAATTCCTGCTTATTATTTATGCGGCATTAGCTCAGAAGGAGCGAAAAACAACTAGTTCCAGAGTAAAAATCACCCAGGTGTTAAAGGCTAAGGAGGGGAAAACCAATGTACCCCTCCCAGCCTTCGGATACATGCTCTCCGAAGACAAACAGTACTTGGTAAAGAATCCCAAGACAGCCCCGATCTATCTTGAGATTGTCAATAAATTTCTAGATGGATGGGGTCAATTAAAAATTGCAAAGTGGTTGAATGCCAATAATATTCCTACCAGAAGGAAAGGCAAATGGTCCACAAACGCAGTAAAGACTGTACTGAGTAACCCGGTTTATCTAGGGATCACAATTTATAATGCTACAACTTTGATTAGAGATCCTCAGGGAAAACAGAAAAGGGTAGTTAGACCCCTGGAGGAATGGATAATTAGAGAGGACACTCATGAAGCCTTAATAACCCTAGAAGTGTTTGAAAAAATTCGATCTCTCATGAAAATGAGATCTGAAAAACATAAGCATGAGTGGAACTGCGACAAGAAATACCTTGGATCTGGTATCCTTCGGTGTGCTGTTTGCAAAGGGAAAATCTATGGCACCCGATTTGAAAAGAAGAAAAACAATAAAAATAAGCCTAAAGAGAAAGAGTATTTCTATCGATATCGATGTGCAGGAAGTAATGGAAAATGTGATAGTATAAAATACTGGCATATGGATATGATTGATCAAAATCTTATGTCTTTTATTAGCACAATATTTTCCGATAAAGAAAGGCTATTCACTTTCATAAAAAGAAATATTGATTTATATACCAAAAACTTCGATGAGTTAGTTAAAAAGAGAGAAGAATTGAGGAAAAAATTAGAAAAAAATGCTCATGCCGTTAGAAAACAGCAAATTGCCTATGAAGGAGATCTTATAAACGACGGGGAATACAAGGAAAGAATATATGAGCTAAGAGTAGAGAAGACGATACTGCAGAAGCAAATTGATGATCTGAATAGATCCCTTGAAAAAGTAGATTTACTTGAGGAAAAATGTCTAAAAATTTACAATGAAGTGAATTCAGCATTGCAAAACCTAATTGACTTACCTTTTGAAGATCAAGTGAACCTGATTAATAATTTTTCTGCTATTTACATCGATAAAAATGGGGAGATTGTTGATATAGAGTTCGACTGACGACCACGACGACAAAAGAATAAATCCGGTCCGCCGTATTGGGTGATAACGTATTTGGCCATGCGGGGGTCGGGACCGGAAACTCTTACCGGGATCTCCAGCTTCTTTTCATAAATCCACATCGCTACAAGTCCTTTCCTTTAATATTTAATTTCCCAGGGCCAGGGACTATCGATCCATTTCCAGCAATTCTGCGGGTTGGGAGAAAAACCGAAGTTTAATAAGGGGCCGTAGATCTGCTCATAATTTCTTACACAATTCATTAATTCCTGGTGTATCTGATTGTACATAGCCAGGGCCTGTTGGTCATTGGGGTGGGTATCTAAAAATAAATTTAGTTCCACCGCCGCAAATTCCAATTGCTGTATTTGCAGGAGCATTTGCGCTTGTTGTCTGTTATCCACAATACTCACCTCCGTTAGTAGGGACAGGGTCGATATAAATCAGGAAAGAGAGTTCCCCTTTTTAATGCCTCGGAGCAATTAAATACAGCCCCAAACTGCTGAATAGGCACATAGGCACGGGCTAATTCCAATCCGGGCTGCATTCCGGGGTAACAACCGGGTCCCATGCCTGGCATCGGTTGCACAAAGGGACCGGGCATTCCCGGGGGCATCATTCCTTGTTTGCCCGGGGCAGGACCCATCAGGGGGACTGCCTGCAGCGGTTGTTCCTGGTGTTTATCTCTTGTAAACAAAGGGCATACCTCCAAATTCATTGGAATTGTATTTTACAACAATCTATGGTAACAAATGGAAAAATGTTCCGGAAAGGCGGTTTTTTTCTAGGGGGACACCTGCATTTTTAATTTATGCATCCATTGAGCTGCCGTTAATTGTAGAAAAATTGGGTAAACTAAATTCGTATTGGAGAAGGGTATTTGGTCCGGGGGGAGTAATATCTTCATAATTAAACACAGGATCAATATGGAGGGAGGGAGCAAGTATGGTGCGGTATCAGGATTTTGATTGGCGGGAGCAAATGAAAATAAAAGTAGACTTTAATCATATGATGAGTGATTTTTTGGGTTCCCGGGAAGGGTTTTCCCCGGAGGATATGCAGGGACTGGCGGATCGCGTTGGTCAAGCTCACGGGAGTATGGCAGAAAAGAAAAACAACGGTGGAATGGATTGGCGCCGCCTGCCCTTTACCCCGGGGCATATCCTGGAAGAAATTTTAAAAGTTGCCCAAAACCTCCGCAAGGAATTCGAAACCTTTGTACTCTTGGGAATCGGCGGTTCCGCTTTGGGGCCACTGGCTGTACAAACGGCTTTGAACCATCTTCACTATAATGAATTACCCCGGGAAAAGCGGGGAGGACCTAAAATATATATATTGGATAATGTGGATCCTGAACGGGTAAGGGCGCTCCTGGATGTGATCGATCCGGCAACAACGGTTTTTAACGTGGTCAGTAAATCCGGCAGTACTTCCGAAACCATGGCCCAGTTTATGATTGTTCAACAATGGCTCCAAGAAAAGGTGGGGAACCAATATGCCCGGCATATCATTGCCACCACCGACCGGGAACGGGGGAACCTGATTAAAATTGCTCAAAAGGAAGGGTATACCACTTTCTATGTCCCCTCCGGAGTGGGAGGACGGTATTCTGAATTGTCACCGGTAGGCTTGCTGCCGGCAGCCGTGGCCGGTATTGATATTAAGGAAATGCTGGCTGGGGCCGCCTATATGGATCAGTTGTGCGAGGAAGGAAATGTATGGGCCAATCCTGCTTATCTATTGGCTGTACTGCAGTATTTGGCCATGGGCAGGGGTAAAAATATTTCAGTTATGATGCCCTATGCGAACTCATTAAAATATTTTGCCGACTGGTACGCCCAATTGTGGGCCGAGAGCCTAGGCAAACGTTTTAACCTGAGGGGCGAAGAGGTTTTTATGGGGCAAACACCGGTAAAGGCCCTGGGCGCCACCGACCAGCATTCCCAGGTACAGTTATATACCGAGGGTCCCTTTGACAAAGTGGTTGGCTTTTTAGCGGTGGAAGAATACCGGCAGGAAGTAGCCATTCCCAAAACATTTGAGGAAATACCGGGCATTGCCTTTTTAGGGGGACATACCCTGGGAGAATTAATCAAGGCGGAGCAAATGGCCACCGAATATGCCCTGCTGAAGGCGCAAAGATTAAATTACACCATTCTTCTGCCCGAGGTTAACGCCTTTACTGTGGGACAATTAATCCAGTTGCTGGAAATCCAAACGGCATTTTTAGGAGAACTCCTCAATATTAATGCTTTTGACCAACCCGGAGTGGAGGAAGGGAAAAATGCCACCTACGCTTTGCTGGGTCGGCCAGGATATGAAGAAAAAAGAATGGAACTGGAATCCCGTCCGGCCAAGAAAAAAGAATTTATTATTTAGCATCTGCGAATTAAAATGAAGGCCTTAGAGGAAAATTAAAAGCAATAAAATGCCGGAAAGGACCGGGATTGTTTTTTTAAACAGATGCAGAAGGAGGAATAGCATTGCAGCGTTTACCGGAGCAGGATATTTATATCTATAAAACCCCCGGAGAAGAAGTTCACAAAATTCTGGTGGGGGATATGGACGGCAAGCGTTTAAAGGCCCTTTCCAAGATTGAAACGGCCAACGGTGTACTTTTTTATAAAATTATTTCGGAAGATGTCCACAAAAACACAGAAATAGTAAGCGAAGGACAAGGGAGTCCAGAGGATTTTGCAAGGG is drawn from Desulforamulus ruminis DSM 2154 and contains these coding sequences:
- a CDS encoding recombinase family protein, producing MHLTPQVPDLSFLVNTAGIAPPLFLPPQVSTRLETYKDPKETLDEKNIPVGGYIRISTRKDSQKKSIENQKKYILQWAEMNGYNIVRFYIDVKSGEYMYLRNDMMQMYEDVKSGVIKGLICKEISRTSRDVMDILELKRTLVGYGAFFLSIKENYDSRTDDDEFLLIIYAALAQKERKTTSSRVKITQVLKAKEGKTNVPLPAFGYMLSEDKQYLVKNPKTAPIYLEIVNKFLDGWGQLKIAKWLNANNIPTRRKGKWSTNAVKTVLSNPVYLGITIYNATTLIRDPQGKQKRVVRPLEEWIIREDTHEALITLEVFEKIRSLMKMRSEKHKHEWNCDKKYLGSGILRCAVCKGKIYGTRFEKKKNNKNKPKEKEYFYRYRCAGSNGKCDSIKYWHMDMIDQNLMSFISTIFSDKERLFTFIKRNIDLYTKNFDELVKKREELRKKLEKNAHAVRKQQIAYEGDLINDGEYKERIYELRVEKTILQKQIDDLNRSLEKVDLLEEKCLKIYNEVNSALQNLIDLPFEDQVNLINNFSAIYIDKNGEIVDIEFD
- a CDS encoding spore coat protein CotJB, giving the protein MDNRQQAQMLLQIQQLEFAAVELNLFLDTHPNDQQALAMYNQIHQELMNCVRNYEQIYGPLLNFGFSPNPQNCWKWIDSPWPWEIKY
- a CDS encoding spore coat associated protein CotJA; this encodes MFTRDKHQEQPLQAVPLMGPAPGKQGMMPPGMPGPFVQPMPGMGPGCYPGMQPGLELARAYVPIQQFGAVFNCSEALKRGTLFPDLYRPCPY
- a CDS encoding glucose-6-phosphate isomerase — encoded protein: MVRYQDFDWREQMKIKVDFNHMMSDFLGSREGFSPEDMQGLADRVGQAHGSMAEKKNNGGMDWRRLPFTPGHILEEILKVAQNLRKEFETFVLLGIGGSALGPLAVQTALNHLHYNELPREKRGGPKIYILDNVDPERVRALLDVIDPATTVFNVVSKSGSTSETMAQFMIVQQWLQEKVGNQYARHIIATTDRERGNLIKIAQKEGYTTFYVPSGVGGRYSELSPVGLLPAAVAGIDIKEMLAGAAYMDQLCEEGNVWANPAYLLAVLQYLAMGRGKNISVMMPYANSLKYFADWYAQLWAESLGKRFNLRGEEVFMGQTPVKALGATDQHSQVQLYTEGPFDKVVGFLAVEEYRQEVAIPKTFEEIPGIAFLGGHTLGELIKAEQMATEYALLKAQRLNYTILLPEVNAFTVGQLIQLLEIQTAFLGELLNINAFDQPGVEEGKNATYALLGRPGYEEKRMELESRPAKKKEFII